From the Gossypium hirsutum isolate 1008001.06 chromosome A02, Gossypium_hirsutum_v2.1, whole genome shotgun sequence genome, the window ATTGCCAATTTTAAACCTTAATGTGGGAACAATTGCCTAATTAAGGTattaacttggataaaaaaaagttcaagctcCAATATGATAAAATTTGCCAAGTTCATGCCCTAACTTGTAAACAAAAGTTCAGGCCCTAAATAGTAAATTTACCCTAAAGTTAAACCATCATTATACAGTGAATGAAAACTATAGGATAATGAATGCATCAGGGACTACTGAATATAAGCAAGGATGGTGAAGTGGAGCTGCTAACAGATGAAGCTGATGGCCATAAATTCAAGCTTACAGATGGTGTAGATATTGCAGATAATGGAATGATATATTTCACAGACGCTTCTTACAAATATAACTTAAATGAAGATATATGGGATATCTTGGAAGGCAAACCTCATGGTCGATTTATGAGCTTCGATCCGGTTACGAGAAAAACCGATGTGCTAGTCAGTCATCTATACTTTGCTAATGGAGTCGCAGTGTCACCTAATCAAGATCATGCAATCTTCTGTGAAACcgttatgtatgtatgtatggtttCCATTGCTGCAATTTGCAAATCCTTTTTAATGCTTGAACAACATTCAATTGCAGGAGAAGGTGCAGAAAGTATTACATAAAGGGGAGCAAACAGGGAGGCCTGGAgacatttattgatgatttacCAGGCTTTCCtgataatattaaatatgatgGTGATGGGCATTACTGGATTGCATTACCATCGGTAACACTAATCTGTTGATATCCATTTAAACGTTTTGTTTATGTTTGTTGATAATTTTTCTGATGATTCAAGCATTATTCTACGAATTTCGGCAGGCAAATTCTGTTCCTTTGGATATTGCGTTTAGGTATCCTTTCATTCGAAAGGTTATGGCGATCGCGATGAAGTATATCGGACGATTACCTACGGAGAAAGATGCGGGTGTCTTGGTAGTTGATTTGGAAGGGAAGCCGGTTGCTCACTACCATGATCATAGATTATCTATGATTACAAGCGGAATGAAAATCGGAAATCGGGTTTACTGTGGTTCCGTTCGGCACCCGCATATTCTCAAACTTGACCTGGCAAAAGAAAATTTGTGGCTTTCTTCTACTATCACAATGCAATGAGCCattgaataataatgaaaaaaacttTTGAGAAACTTTGTATCTTTGGGGTTAGTACATTATCATTTGTTGCTTAAGAGAGGCTCCCAAGGGCCTTTGCTTTTTCtctcaatatatatttttgtatcttTCCAGTTGATGTCCTTGGTAATTCCTCAAAGATCACGGTTTTGGGAGCCATATAATGCGGCAAGTGACCCCGGCAAAACAGGATTAGTTCTTGAGAATCAATGTTGAATCCTTCTTTTAGCTTCACGAATGCACAAGGGGTCTGTCCCCAATGATTATCAGGCCGTGCAACAACTGCAGCTTCGAGAACTGCTGGGTGACTGTACAAAACTGTCTCAACTTGTATCGTGCTTATATTCTCTCCCCCAGAAATTATGATATCTTTCAGCCGGTCCTTTACTTCTATATACCCGTCTGGATGTTTCACGGCGAGATCACCGCTGTGAAACCATCCACCTTTAAATGCTTCCTCAGTTGCTTTCGAGTCTTTGAAGTATCCACTCATCACAGTGTTTCCTCTAAACATGACTTCACCCATGGTTTTACCATCAGCTGGTACTTTCTCCATCGTGACGGGATCTAATATGTCAACGTCTTGCAAACCGAGATGTTGCATTCCTTGCCGAGCTTTCAACTTTGATTGTTCCTCGGGAGGCAAGGATTCCCATTCGGGTTTCAACACACAGAATGTACCAGGACCGTAAGTTTCAGTAAGGCCATACAAGTGAGTCACACTAAAACCCAACTCTTCCATCTTAAGCAAGATCTGTGGAGGCGGTGGTGAGCCACCGGTGCATATCACGACCTTGTGGGAAATCGGCTTTTGCTCTCTAACAGATGAATTCACAATCATATTTAGGACGGTTGGAGCTCCTCCCATGTGTGTCACATTATGTAAAGCTATGTTCTCAAATATTTTACTCGGGGAAACGTTCTTCATGCATATGTTTGTACCACCCTGTGCCGCAACACCCCAAGTGAGGCACCAACCGTTACAATGAAACATGGGCACAGTCCACAAATAAACCGGCATCGACTGCATTCCGTGAAGGAAAAGCGTCGCAATAGTATTGAGGTAGGCTCCCCTGTGACTATAAACAACTCCTTTAGGCCTAGATGTTGTACCAGAGGTATAATTCACACTTATAGGATCCCATTCACTCTTTGGTCTTTTTATCTCAAATTCAATTTGCCCAGTTTCTAAAAAACTTTCATATTCATAAGGCACAATGCTGGTTGGAGATGGATCGTCATCCCCTTCAGAAATCAAAACTAAGATTGGTGGTTTTGTGTTAGTTTTAGCAAGAAGATCGAGTGCTCCGCGAGCGATTTCGAGTAATCCTTGGTCCACGAATAGGATCTTAGCTTCTGAATGTGCCAGTAGGACTGAAACCATGGCCGAGTCGAGCCGGGAATTAAGCGTACAAAGAACAGCTCCGGCCATAGGAACCGCGAAATGCAGCTCGTACATTGCTGGAACATTGGGAGCCAGAGTTGAAACCTGCTTAATACAATTTATTAGAGAACTGAAAATGGAAAATTTCCAATTTGATTCTATAGTTCAACATGGCACCTGCATGATATATTGTTATATGTAACAACTGGATAAAAATTCCACGAAAAACACACCAATACTCTGCACAAAAGCATCCGAGTGACAGAACATAAAACCAGTTTGGTTCTGCATGTTGATGACAGATCAATTATAGAGGTCCTATGTGAGTAAAAATCATGAAGTTATCAAAAATAAACTAGTATATATcctaaaaatagattttttttttcatttcgaccagcatcaaattgtgaaaaaaaaatccaatttacaGAGCTATGGCGAAGATGCAGATGaacccaaaagaaaaaagaaaagaaaagaggtagaTGCTTGAAAAGAAACGAACCACATCACCACGGGAAATCCCGATCTGAGACAAAGCAGAAGCGAGCTTAAGACAACGTTGATGCGTTTGATTCCATGTGAAGTTACGACAACCATAAACAAGCGATGTTCTGTCTCTGTAAACCTTTGCTGCTCTTTCCAGGAAGGTAATGGGAGACAAAGGCACGTGATTAGCTGAGCACCGGCGAAGACCCTCCACTGATTTCCATGCTTGAGGAGCATCACCACCATCATCAACGTCACCTTCGGCTGCAAAGAGAGAAAAATAGCGATAACTTGGAAAAACAAAGGAGTGGAGAAGGTAAGTGCGGGTGGTGACCGATCGAGTGATTGAAGATTGTAAAAAACGGTGCATGGTCTCGCCGGAGAAGAAACTCAGAGATGGAAAGTGAAGATTAGGTGAAAACGATACTCAAAcatgttgaatattggcaatatcccacattaggaaaagatagaaagggagggggtttggtttgttatatatagaacccctccccctttggttgtatcatcccaaaatcttctcctttgtaatatttctagaggaaatattaatttggtagtgtccgaggacgtaagctaaattggccgaacctcgttaaaactctggtattttatttcttatttgtttgcttttatttaatagctttatgttggttatatttatttagttattattgctataaatatctaactgagttctgtctagttgttgggttttaagcgggaccattgtgacccctccaatttaactgggaattttcttagtataattgttggcataataattatctaaatatttctgataatattgttattaatattatcgtcgcttccgcaacaattggtatcagagccaaggttttgtagtatgctctgtgtttgcagcttagtctgatcttacacatcagaaacatttcctaaagcttgtgggtattctgcatttggtggctattaagtagaagctatggcaaaaatgacagaagaaaaaccatccatatcaacaacttccacttcgtacattttgccgaggattggaactgcaaatacgagatttgtagtggaaatttttgatggaacaggtcatttcggcatgtggcaaagtgagcttctagatgccctctttcaacagggtctagatattgccattgaggaagaaaaaccagaaggggttgatgataaagaatggaagaccatcaaccgattggcatgtggtacaattcgatcatgtctttccagagagcagaagtatacattcagtaaagagacttctgcaagtaaattgtggaaagcattggaggagaaatttctgaagaagaacagtcaaaataagttacatatgaagaaaagactgtttcgtttcagttatgttcctggtaccacgatgaacgagcacattaccaattttaatcagctggtggctgatttgttgaatttggatgtgacttttgaagacgaagacttggcgttaatgttgttgggatcgcttcctgaggagtttgagtaccttgaaactactctacttcatggaaaatcggaagtaactttcaatgaagtaactgctgcattgtatagctatgaactacgccgaaaggataagttgaaaggttcaggtgaagcagcagtggaagcattggtaacaagaggtcgtcagcaaagtcagtctaaggggaagagtagaaagtccaaaggtcgagctgttgccaaagatgaatgttccttttgcaaagaaaaaggacattggaagaaagattgtccaaaattgaagaaaaaagggaagactccgcaagatgcaaatgttgcagaatgcaatagtgaagcagagtcagacttttctcttagtatgacatcttcaacatcacatgcagatgagtggatcatggattctggttgttcctatcatatgtgtcccatttggGAAtggttttttgaatttcaaaaactagatggaggggttgtttacatgggtaatgataacacgtgtaaaatagccgggataggttcaattaaactgaggagtcatgatggatctactagaattttgcgggat encodes:
- the LOC107918507 gene encoding protein STRICTOSIDINE SYNTHASE-LIKE 5 → MADSRSQTVSQSQASSAGHQPRKRLWRPFITVLFTMFPVVAAMLVYQLDSFDPAPLPIHELGQAPVVVSLRNDRMLQGAELLGVGELQGPEDIAYDPTANVVYTGCHDGWIKRVRLSDSVVENFVNTHGRPLGLALGHNKEIIVADAYKGLLNISKDGEVELLTDEADGHKFKLTDGVDIADNGMIYFTDASYKYNLNEDIWDILEGKPHGRFMSFDPVTRKTDVLVSHLYFANGVAVSPNQDHAIFCETVMRRCRKYYIKGSKQGGLETFIDDLPGFPDNIKYDGDGHYWIALPSANSVPLDIAFRYPFIRKVMAIAMKYIGRLPTEKDAGVLVVDLEGKPVAHYHDHRLSMITSGMKIGNRVYCGSVRHPHILKLDLAKENLWLSSTITMQ
- the LOC107918423 gene encoding probable acyl-activating enzyme 2 isoform X1; this translates as MHRFLQSSITRSVTTRTYLLHSFVFPSYRYFSLFAAEGDVDDGGDAPQAWKSVEGLRRCSANHVPLSPITFLERAAKVYRDRTSLVYGCRNFTWNQTHQRCLKLASALSQIGISRGDVVSTLAPNVPAMYELHFAVPMAGAVLCTLNSRLDSAMVSVLLAHSEAKILFVDQGLLEIARGALDLLAKTNTKPPILVLISEGDDDPSPTSIVPYEYESFLETGQIEFEIKRPKSEWDPISVNYTSGTTSRPKGVVYSHRGAYLNTIATLFLHGMQSMPVYLWTVPMFHCNGWCLTWGVAAQGGTNICMKNVSPSKIFENIALHNVTHMGGAPTVLNMIVNSSVREQKPISHKVVICTGGSPPPPQILLKMEELGFSVTHLYGLTETYGPGTFCVLKPEWESLPPEEQSKLKARQGMQHLGLQDVDILDPVTMEKVPADGKTMGEVMFRGNTVMSGYFKDSKATEEAFKGGWFHSGDLAVKHPDGYIEVKDRLKDIIISGGENISTIQVETVLYSHPAVLEAAVVARPDNHWGQTPCAFVKLKEGFNIDSQELILFCRGHLPHYMAPKTVIFEELPRTSTGKIQKYILREKAKALGSLS
- the LOC107918423 gene encoding probable acyl-activating enzyme 2 isoform X2, which produces MQVSTLAPNVPAMYELHFAVPMAGAVLCTLNSRLDSAMVSVLLAHSEAKILFVDQGLLEIARGALDLLAKTNTKPPILVLISEGDDDPSPTSIVPYEYESFLETGQIEFEIKRPKSEWDPISVNYTSGTTSRPKGVVYSHRGAYLNTIATLFLHGMQSMPVYLWTVPMFHCNGWCLTWGVAAQGGTNICMKNVSPSKIFENIALHNVTHMGGAPTVLNMIVNSSVREQKPISHKVVICTGGSPPPPQILLKMEELGFSVTHLYGLTETYGPGTFCVLKPEWESLPPEEQSKLKARQGMQHLGLQDVDILDPVTMEKVPADGKTMGEVMFRGNTVMSGYFKDSKATEEAFKGGWFHSGDLAVKHPDGYIEVKDRLKDIIISGGENISTIQVETVLYSHPAVLEAAVVARPDNHWGQTPCAFVKLKEGFNIDSQELILFCRGHLPHYMAPKTVIFEELPRTSTGKIQKYILREKAKALGSLS